Proteins from a genomic interval of Youhaiella tibetensis:
- the secY gene encoding preprotein translocase subunit SecY — protein MASAAEQLAKNLNFATFAKAKALQQRIWFTLGALLVYRLGTYIPVPGIDPSAFAQSFQSSQQGIFGMLDLFAGGAVHRMAIFALNLIPYITASIVVQVITTASPRLEALKKEGESGRRKINQYTRYLAVVFCAVQAYGIAVGLEASQGVVLNPGWFFRISTVITLVGGTMFLMWLGEQITSRGVGNGISLIIFAGIVANLPTTIVQTLELTRQGALSTFAGLGILVLAIVVIGVIVFFERAQRRLLIQYPKRQVGNKMFQGDTSHLPLKLNTSGVIPVIFGSSLLLLPATIAGFAAQGNAPQWLQVTAALLGRGQPLYLILFAALIIFFSFFYTAIVFNPQDTADNLKRSGGFIPGIRPGERTAQYIDYVLTRITVIGALYLTVIALIPELIHSQLNVSQFIGGTSLLIMVTVTLDTISQIQSHLIAQQYEGLVKKSRLGGKRR, from the coding sequence ATGGCGTCCGCAGCCGAGCAACTGGCTAAAAATCTCAATTTCGCGACCTTCGCCAAGGCGAAGGCCCTTCAGCAGCGCATCTGGTTCACACTGGGCGCGCTGCTCGTCTATCGTCTGGGCACCTATATTCCGGTTCCCGGTATCGATCCGTCCGCCTTTGCTCAGAGCTTCCAGAGCTCTCAGCAGGGCATTTTCGGCATGCTCGATCTTTTCGCCGGTGGTGCTGTGCACCGCATGGCGATTTTTGCGCTGAACCTCATTCCCTACATCACGGCCTCGATCGTGGTGCAGGTGATCACCACCGCTTCTCCGCGCCTCGAGGCGCTCAAGAAGGAAGGTGAGAGCGGACGGCGCAAGATCAACCAGTACACGCGCTACCTCGCCGTGGTCTTCTGCGCCGTGCAAGCGTACGGCATCGCGGTCGGCCTGGAAGCGAGCCAGGGCGTGGTTCTCAACCCCGGCTGGTTCTTCCGCATTTCGACCGTGATCACCCTCGTCGGTGGCACGATGTTCCTGATGTGGCTGGGCGAGCAGATCACTTCGCGCGGCGTCGGCAACGGCATCTCGCTGATCATCTTCGCCGGTATCGTTGCGAACCTGCCCACGACGATCGTCCAGACCCTCGAGCTGACCCGCCAGGGCGCGCTCTCGACCTTCGCGGGTCTGGGGATTCTGGTGCTCGCCATCGTCGTGATCGGCGTCATCGTCTTCTTCGAGCGCGCCCAGCGACGACTTCTGATCCAGTATCCGAAGCGCCAGGTGGGCAACAAGATGTTCCAGGGCGATACCTCGCACCTGCCGCTCAAGCTCAATACCTCGGGTGTTATCCCGGTGATCTTCGGCTCGTCGCTGCTGCTGCTGCCGGCCACGATCGCGGGCTTCGCCGCCCAGGGTAATGCGCCGCAGTGGCTCCAGGTGACGGCGGCCCTGCTTGGTCGCGGACAGCCGCTCTACCTGATCCTGTTCGCTGCGCTGATCATCTTCTTCTCGTTCTTCTACACGGCCATCGTCTTCAATCCGCAGGATACCGCGGATAACCTGAAGCGGTCGGGTGGGTTCATTCCGGGCATCCGTCCGGGCGAGAGGACCGCTCAGTACATCGACTACGTGCTCACGCGCATTACCGTGATCGGTGCTCTCTATCTGACCGTGATCGCGCTCATTCCCGAGCTCATTCACAGCCAGCTCAATGTGAGCCAGTTCATCGGCGGTACTTCGCTCCTGATCATGGTCACGGTGACCCTGGATACGATCTCTCAGATCCAGAGCCATCTCATCGCCCAGCAGTATGAGGGGCTGGTCAAGAAATCGCGGCTTGGGGGCAAGCGTCGATGA
- the rplV gene encoding 50S ribosomal protein L22, which yields MGKQKTPRALKDNEAKAVLRMLRISPQKLNLVAAMIRGKKVEKALAELQFSHKRIAGQVKKVLESAIANAENNHGLDTDALVVAEAFVGNSLVMKRWTARGRGRSSRIEKPFSHLTIVVRQVEEAA from the coding sequence ATGGGCAAGCAGAAGACTCCCCGCGCGCTCAAGGATAACGAGGCCAAGGCCGTTCTGCGGATGCTGCGCATCAGCCCGCAGAAGCTGAACCTGGTTGCCGCGATGATCCGCGGCAAGAAGGTCGAGAAGGCTCTTGCCGAGCTGCAGTTCTCGCACAAGCGCATTGCCGGCCAGGTCAAGAAGGTGCTCGAGAGCGCCATCGCGAACGCGGAAAACAATCATGGTCTGGACACCGACGCTCTGGTCGTTGCCGAGGCCTTCGTCGGCAACTCGCTGGTGATGAAGCGCTGGACCGCTCGCGGTCGTGGTCGCTCCTCGCGCATCGAAAAGCCGTTCTCGCACCTGACGATCGTCGTGCGGCAAGTTGAGGAAGCGGCATAA
- the rplN gene encoding 50S ribosomal protein L14: MIQMQSNLDVADNSGARRVMCIKVLGGSHRKYASVGDIIVVSVKDAIPRGRVKKGQVMKAVVVRTAKDIRRPDGTVIRFDKNAAVLINNQKEPIGTRIFGPVPRELRAKNHMKIISLAPEVL, translated from the coding sequence ATGATTCAGATGCAGTCAAATCTCGACGTCGCGGATAATTCCGGCGCGCGTCGTGTCATGTGCATCAAGGTGCTGGGCGGCTCGCATCGCAAGTACGCGTCGGTTGGCGACATCATCGTTGTGTCGGTCAAGGATGCGATCCCGCGCGGCCGCGTCAAAAAGGGCCAGGTGATGAAGGCGGTCGTGGTTCGCACGGCCAAGGACATCCGTCGTCCCGACGGTACGGTTATCCGCTTCGACAAGAACGCGGCCGTGCTGATCAACAATCAGAAAGAGCCGATCGGCACTCGTATCTTCGGGCCGGTTCCGCGCGAGCTTCGCGCCAAGAACCACATGAAGATCATTTCGCTGGCTCCAGAGGTGCTGTAA
- the rpsE gene encoding 30S ribosomal protein S5 yields MKDVQERESEFIDRLVHINRVAKVVKGGRRFGFAALVVVGDQKGRVGFGHGKAREVPEAIRKATEQAKRQLIRVPLRDARTLHHDVVGRHGAGKVILRAAVPGTGIIAGGPMRAVFETLGINDIVAKSQGTANPYNMVRATFDALKRVDSPRSVAARRGLKVSELQARRGETAAEA; encoded by the coding sequence ATGAAAGACGTTCAAGAGCGCGAAAGCGAATTCATCGACCGCCTCGTCCACATCAACCGTGTGGCCAAGGTGGTGAAGGGCGGTCGGCGCTTTGGTTTCGCCGCTCTCGTGGTTGTGGGCGACCAGAAGGGCCGCGTCGGTTTCGGTCACGGCAAAGCCCGTGAAGTTCCCGAGGCGATCCGCAAGGCGACCGAGCAGGCCAAGCGCCAGCTCATCCGCGTGCCGCTGCGCGATGCCCGTACGCTGCACCACGATGTGGTCGGCCGTCACGGGGCAGGGAAGGTGATCCTGCGCGCCGCCGTTCCGGGTACCGGCATCATCGCCGGCGGTCCGATGCGCGCCGTGTTCGAGACCCTCGGGATCAACGACATCGTCGCCAAGTCCCAGGGCACCGCGAACCCCTACAACATGGTTCGGGCCACGTTCGATGCGCTCAAGCGCGTTGACAGCCCGCGTTCGGTTGCGGCTCGCCGTGGCCTGAAGGTTTCGGAACTGCAGGCTCGCCGTGGCGAGACTGCTGCCGAAGCTTGA
- the rpmD gene encoding 50S ribosomal protein L30, translated as MADKTVTIEQIGSPIRREKTQRATLIGLGLNKIRKQSTLKDTPEVRGMIAKLPHLVRVVDGK; from the coding sequence ATGGCCGACAAGACTGTGACCATTGAGCAGATCGGTAGCCCGATCCGCCGCGAGAAGACCCAGCGCGCGACCCTGATCGGTCTCGGGCTGAACAAGATCCGCAAGCAGTCCACGCTCAAGGACACGCCGGAAGTTCGTGGCATGATCGCCAAGCTCCCGCACCTCGTCCGCGTGGTCGACGGTAAGTAA
- the rplE gene encoding 50S ribosomal protein L5 — protein sequence MAETYIPRLRTQYDEAIRAGLVKEFGYKNPMQIPKLEKIVLNMGVGEAVNDTKKVKAAASDLELISGQKPVITHARKSIAGFKVRENMPLGVKVTLRRQRMYEFLDRLVNIALPRVRDFRGLNPNSFDGRGNYAMGIKEHIIFPEIAYDKIDQVWGMDIVVCTTAKSDDEARALLKAFNFPFRQ from the coding sequence ATGGCTGAGACCTACATTCCGCGTCTGCGGACGCAGTATGACGAGGCGATCCGCGCCGGCCTGGTGAAGGAATTCGGGTACAAGAACCCGATGCAGATCCCCAAGCTCGAGAAGATCGTGCTGAACATGGGCGTTGGCGAAGCCGTCAACGACACCAAGAAGGTCAAGGCCGCCGCGTCCGACCTCGAGCTGATCTCCGGTCAGAAGCCGGTCATCACCCACGCTCGCAAGTCGATCGCCGGCTTCAAGGTTCGCGAGAACATGCCCCTGGGCGTGAAGGTCACCCTTCGCCGTCAGCGCATGTACGAATTCCTGGACCGCCTGGTGAACATCGCCCTGCCGCGCGTCCGCGACTTCCGCGGTCTGAACCCGAATTCCTTTGACGGCCGTGGCAATTACGCTATGGGCATCAAGGAACACATCATTTTCCCCGAAATCGCCTACGACAAGATCGACCAGGTGTGGGGTATGGACATCGTGGTTTGCACCACGGCGAAGAGCGACGACGAAGCCCGCGCGCTTCTGAAGGCATTCAACTTCCCGTTCCGTCAGTAA
- a CDS encoding adenylate kinase has translation MRLILLGPPGAGKGTQAKVLVDTYGIPQLSTGDILRSAIANKTPLGLAAKEVMDRGDLVSDEIVNGIVSERLDAEDCKPGFVLDGFPRTIPQAEALEGMLTEKGMHLNAVVEIKAEPEVLIARIVNRARESAAATGVTRADDNEEVLRNRLNVYREQTAPLVEFYRGKGLLKTVDGMAPVEDVTQAIRRAVEN, from the coding sequence ATGAGGTTGATACTTCTGGGCCCGCCGGGAGCGGGGAAGGGGACGCAGGCAAAGGTCCTTGTGGACACTTACGGCATCCCCCAGCTCTCGACTGGCGACATCCTTCGCTCGGCGATCGCCAACAAGACCCCCCTGGGTCTGGCCGCCAAGGAAGTGATGGATCGTGGCGATCTGGTCTCGGACGAGATCGTCAACGGCATCGTCTCGGAGCGCCTGGACGCGGAAGACTGCAAGCCCGGTTTCGTGCTCGACGGTTTCCCGCGGACCATTCCGCAGGCCGAGGCCCTCGAAGGGATGCTGACCGAGAAGGGCATGCATCTTAACGCGGTGGTCGAGATCAAGGCCGAGCCGGAAGTCCTCATTGCCCGGATCGTCAACCGGGCGCGCGAAAGCGCCGCCGCCACGGGCGTGACCCGCGCGGACGATAACGAAGAAGTGTTGCGTAACCGTCTGAACGTCTATCGCGAGCAGACAGCGCCCCTGGTGGAGTTCTACCGGGGCAAGGGACTGCTCAAGACGGTCGATGGCATGGCTCCCGTAGAGGACGTCACGCAGGCGATTCGACGGGCAGTCGAGAACTAG
- the rplO gene encoding 50S ribosomal protein L15 encodes MARLNELRDNEGSSKTRVRIGRGIGSGKGKTGGRGGKGQTARSGVAINGFEGGQMPLHMRMPKRGFNSHNPKKWNVVRLDRIQVAIDAGKLDAKNVIDEAALVAAGVVRRAKDGVRLVASGEFTAKKVTFKVAHASAGAVAAIEAAGGKVDIPEAKATAEA; translated from the coding sequence ATGGCGCGTTTGAACGAACTCCGCGACAACGAGGGTTCCTCCAAGACCCGTGTCCGTATTGGACGCGGTATCGGATCGGGCAAGGGCAAGACCGGTGGTCGTGGCGGCAAGGGCCAGACCGCGCGTTCGGGCGTTGCCATCAATGGTTTCGAAGGCGGCCAGATGCCCCTTCACATGCGTATGCCCAAGCGTGGTTTCAATTCGCACAATCCCAAGAAGTGGAACGTCGTGCGTCTGGACCGCATCCAGGTGGCGATCGATGCCGGCAAGCTCGACGCCAAGAACGTGATCGACGAAGCAGCCCTGGTGGCCGCCGGCGTCGTGCGTCGCGCCAAGGACGGCGTGCGCCTGGTCGCTTCGGGTGAATTCACCGCCAAGAAGGTTACCTTCAAGGTTGCTCACGCTTCGGCCGGCGCTGTCGCCGCTATTGAAGCTGCGGGTGGCAAGGTCGATATCCCTGAGGCAAAAGCGACGGCTGAAGCCTAA
- the rpsQ gene encoding 30S ribosomal protein S17, producing MPKRVLQGTVVSDTNDKTVVVRVERRFTHPVMKKTVRRSKKYHAHDEANVAKVGDTVWIEECAPISKNKRWTLVQGS from the coding sequence ATGCCAAAACGCGTTTTGCAGGGGACGGTGGTCTCCGACACGAACGACAAGACCGTGGTGGTGCGCGTCGAACGCCGCTTCACGCACCCGGTGATGAAGAAGACCGTGCGCCGGTCCAAGAAGTACCACGCTCACGACGAGGCGAATGTCGCCAAGGTCGGGGATACCGTGTGGATCGAGGAATGCGCACCGATCTCCAAGAACAAGCGTTGGACGCTCGTTCAGGGTTCGTAA
- the rplX gene encoding 50S ribosomal protein L24 — protein MAAKIKKGDNVVVLTGKDKGKTGKVLQVIPDETRAVVQGINLVRRHTKQTASQDAGIYTKEAPIHLSNIAVADKDGKPTRVGFQIKDGAKKRIAKSTGDVIDG, from the coding sequence ATGGCCGCCAAGATCAAAAAAGGCGACAACGTCGTCGTATTGACCGGCAAGGACAAGGGCAAGACCGGCAAGGTCCTGCAGGTTATCCCCGATGAGACCCGCGCGGTCGTGCAGGGCATCAATCTGGTGCGCCGCCACACCAAGCAGACGGCGTCCCAGGATGCGGGCATCTACACCAAGGAAGCCCCGATCCACCTGTCTAACATTGCCGTTGCCGACAAGGACGGCAAGCCGACTCGCGTCGGTTTCCAGATCAAAGATGGCGCCAAGAAGCGCATCGCCAAGAGCACCGGAGATGTGATCGATGGCTGA
- the rpsK gene encoding 30S ribosomal protein S11 yields the protein MAKAEVARVRRKERKNITSGVAHVNASFNNTMITITDVQGNTISWSSSGVMGFKGSRKSTPYAAQVAAEDAAKKAQEHGMKTLEVEVRGPGSGRESALRALQAAGFNVTSIRDVTSIPHNGCRPRKRRRV from the coding sequence ATGGCTAAAGCTGAAGTCGCGCGCGTCCGTCGCAAGGAGCGCAAGAATATCACGTCCGGCGTCGCACATGTGAACGCCTCCTTCAACAACACCATGATTACGATCACGGACGTGCAGGGGAACACCATCTCCTGGTCGTCTTCGGGCGTGATGGGCTTCAAGGGTTCGCGTAAGTCGACCCCGTATGCCGCCCAGGTTGCCGCCGAAGACGCCGCCAAGAAGGCTCAGGAACACGGCATGAAGACCCTTGAGGTCGAAGTGCGCGGTCCGGGCTCGGGCCGTGAATCTGCCCTTCGCGCGCTGCAAGCCGCTGGTTTCAATGTCACCAGCATCCGGGACGTCACCTCGATCCCGCACAACGGCTGCCGTCCGCGCAAGCGTCGTCGCGTCTAA
- the rplP gene encoding 50S ribosomal protein L16, giving the protein MLQPKRTKFRKAHKGRIHGVAKGGSDLNFGQFGLKATEPERVTARQIEAARRAITREMKRQGRVWIRIFPDLPVSKKPTEVRMGKGKGSVEFWAARVKPGRIMFEIDGVPEDVAKEALRLGAMKLPVTTRVVTRIND; this is encoded by the coding sequence ATGCTGCAACCAAAACGTACAAAGTTCCGCAAGGCCCACAAGGGCCGCATCCACGGCGTGGCCAAGGGCGGCTCGGATCTGAACTTCGGCCAGTTCGGCCTGAAGGCGACCGAGCCGGAGCGCGTCACCGCGCGTCAGATCGAGGCGGCCCGCCGCGCGATCACTCGCGAGATGAAGCGCCAGGGCAGGGTGTGGATCCGCATCTTCCCGGACCTGCCGGTTTCCAAGAAGCCGACCGAAGTCCGCATGGGTAAGGGCAAGGGTTCGGTGGAATTCTGGGCCGCGCGCGTCAAGCCGGGCCGCATCATGTTCGAAATCGACGGCGTCCCCGAGGACGTCGCCAAGGAAGCCCTGCGTCTCGGCGCCATGAAGCTTCCGGTTACGACGCGGGTTGTCACCCGCATCAACGATTAA
- the rpsM gene encoding 30S ribosomal protein S13 produces MARIAGVNIPTNKRVLIALQYIHGIGPKKAEEIIEKVGIPAERRVNELTDAEVIQIRETIDRDYVVEGDLRRNVAMNIKRLMDLGNYRGLRHRRGLPVRGQRTHTNARTRKGPAKPIAGKKK; encoded by the coding sequence GTGGCTCGTATTGCTGGCGTCAATATCCCGACGAATAAGCGCGTACTCATCGCGCTTCAGTACATTCACGGGATTGGCCCGAAGAAGGCCGAAGAGATCATCGAGAAGGTCGGTATTCCGGCCGAGCGTCGCGTCAATGAACTGACCGACGCCGAAGTGATCCAGATCCGTGAGACCATCGACCGCGACTACGTCGTGGAAGGCGATCTCCGTCGTAATGTCGCGATGAACATCAAGCGGCTTATGGACCTGGGTAACTACCGTGGTCTGCGTCACCGCCGCGGTCTGCCGGTGCGTGGTCAGCGGACCCACACCAATGCCCGTACCCGCAAGGGTCCGGCCAAGCCGATCGCCGGCAAGAAGAAATAA
- the rplR gene encoding 50S ribosomal protein L18, with translation MAITAKGADRRKARVRRALKARAFGRPRLSVFRSDKNIYAQIIDDATGRTLAAASTIDKDVKASVKNGATAEAAATIGKLIAERGTKAGVSEVVFDRGAYLYHGRVKALADAAREGGLQF, from the coding sequence ATGGCTATCACTGCAAAAGGAGCGGATCGCCGCAAGGCCCGCGTTCGCCGCGCACTCAAGGCTCGCGCCTTCGGTCGCCCGCGTCTGTCGGTTTTCCGTTCGGACAAGAATATCTACGCGCAGATCATCGACGACGCCACCGGCCGTACGCTGGCTGCAGCCTCGACGATCGACAAGGACGTCAAGGCTTCGGTCAAGAATGGCGCCACCGCTGAAGCAGCTGCCACCATTGGCAAGCTGATCGCCGAGCGCGGCACCAAGGCCGGTGTTTCCGAGGTCGTGTTCGACCGCGGCGCTTACCTTTATCACGGCCGGGTCAAGGCCCTTGCAGACGCTGCCCGTGAGGGCGGCCTGCAGTTCTGA
- the rpsH gene encoding 30S ribosomal protein S8: MALSDPIGDMLTRIRNAQLRRKDSVNTPASTLRARVLDVLQTEGFIRGYHEIKFANGISEYEIELKYSDSVPVIRTIERVSRPGRRVYASVKNIPQVANGLGVSILSTPKGVMADHEAKAQNVGGEVLCRVF; encoded by the coding sequence ATGGCCCTTTCCGATCCGATCGGGGATATGCTCACCCGTATTCGTAATGCCCAGCTGCGCCGCAAGGACAGCGTGAACACGCCGGCTTCGACCCTGCGTGCCCGCGTCCTGGACGTGCTGCAGACCGAAGGCTTCATCCGTGGCTATCACGAGATCAAGTTTGCGAACGGCATTTCGGAATACGAAATCGAGCTGAAGTATTCGGACAGCGTGCCGGTCATCCGCACTATCGAGCGGGTGTCCCGTCCGGGCCGTCGCGTCTATGCGTCGGTCAAGAATATCCCTCAGGTTGCCAATGGTCTTGGCGTGTCGATCCTGTCGACCCCCAAGGGCGTGATGGCCGACCACGAGGCGAAGGCACAGAACGTTGGTGGCGAGGTACTCTGCCGCGTCTTCTAA
- the rpsN gene encoding 30S ribosomal protein S14, with protein sequence MAKTSAIEKNKRRAKLAKSYAGKRAALKAIGMDKSATPEERFKAQLKLAELPRNSAPGRVRNRCEVSGRPRAYYRKLKLSRIALRELGNLGQIPGLVKSSW encoded by the coding sequence ATGGCAAAGACGAGCGCCATCGAAAAGAACAAGCGCCGGGCCAAGCTGGCCAAGAGCTATGCCGGCAAGCGCGCCGCGCTGAAGGCCATCGGCATGGACAAGTCCGCAACCCCGGAAGAGCGCTTCAAGGCTCAGCTCAAGCTGGCTGAACTTCCGCGCAATTCGGCTCCGGGTCGCGTGCGTAACCGGTGTGAAGTTTCGGGGCGCCCGCGCGCTTACTACCGTAAGCTCAAGCTGAGCCGTATTGCCCTGCGCGAACTTGGCAACCTGGGTCAGATCCCGGGCCTGGTCAAGTCGAGCTGGTAA
- the rplF gene encoding 50S ribosomal protein L6: protein MSRTGKKPVAAVSGVTVTINGRTVTAKGPKGELSLELMDIVNVEQGEEGLVVSPANDTREARAAWGTTRALLQNIVTGVKDGFEKKLQIQGVGYRAAMQGKDVKLSLGFSHEVVYEAPQGITLAVPAPTEIVVTGIDKQQVGQVAANIRGFRKPEPYKGKGVRYAGEFVAKKEGKKK from the coding sequence ATGTCCCGTACTGGCAAAAAGCCTGTCGCAGCAGTGAGCGGTGTGACCGTGACCATCAATGGTCGCACGGTTACCGCCAAGGGCCCCAAGGGCGAATTGAGCCTCGAGCTCATGGATATCGTGAACGTCGAACAGGGCGAAGAAGGTCTGGTGGTCTCGCCGGCCAACGATACCCGTGAAGCCCGCGCTGCCTGGGGTACCACCCGCGCGCTGCTCCAGAACATCGTGACGGGCGTCAAGGACGGCTTCGAGAAGAAGCTGCAGATCCAGGGCGTCGGTTATCGTGCCGCCATGCAGGGCAAGGACGTCAAGCTTTCCCTCGGCTTCTCCCACGAAGTGGTTTATGAGGCTCCCCAGGGAATCACGCTGGCCGTGCCGGCTCCGACGGAAATCGTCGTGACGGGCATCGACAAGCAGCAGGTTGGCCAGGTTGCGGCCAACATTCGAGGCTTCCGTAAGCCCGAGCCCTACAAGGGCAAGGGCGTCCGCTATGCGGGCGAATTCGTGGCCAAGAAAGAAGGCAAGAAGAAGTAA
- a CDS encoding DNA-directed RNA polymerase subunit alpha, whose amino-acid sequence MTIQRNWQELIKPTKLDIVSGSDNARVASVVAEPLERGYGLTLGNALRRVLLSSLQGAAVTAIQIDGILHEFSSLPGVREDITDLVLNVKEIAIKMNAEGPKRLTLSKQGPGAVVAGDIKVSGDIEVLNPELVICHLDDGAEINIEFTVNTGKGYVPADRNRPEDAPIGYIPVDALFSPVRRVSYKVDATREGQVLDYDKLTLQVETNGAVTPEDAVAYAARILQDQLTVFVNFEEPTKEKAQDAVPELAFNPALLKKVDELELSVRSANCLKNDNIVYIGDLIQKTEAEMLRTPNFGRKSLNEIKEVLAQMGLHLGMDVANWPPENIDDLAKRYEDHY is encoded by the coding sequence GTGACCATCCAGAGGAACTGGCAGGAATTAATCAAGCCGACCAAGCTGGACATTGTTTCGGGCAGCGACAACGCGCGCGTGGCTTCGGTCGTGGCCGAACCGCTTGAGCGCGGCTATGGTCTCACCCTGGGCAACGCTCTGCGTCGCGTGCTGCTGTCGTCCCTGCAGGGCGCGGCTGTCACCGCGATCCAGATCGACGGCATTCTGCACGAATTCTCGTCGCTCCCTGGCGTGCGCGAGGACATTACCGACCTCGTCCTGAACGTCAAGGAAATCGCCATCAAGATGAATGCCGAGGGCCCGAAGCGCCTGACCCTGTCCAAGCAGGGTCCGGGTGCCGTGGTTGCCGGCGACATCAAGGTGTCGGGCGACATCGAGGTTCTCAATCCCGAGCTCGTGATCTGCCATCTCGACGATGGCGCCGAGATCAACATCGAGTTCACCGTCAATACCGGCAAGGGCTATGTCCCTGCCGACCGTAACCGTCCCGAGGACGCGCCCATCGGCTATATTCCTGTCGATGCGCTGTTCTCGCCGGTGCGCCGTGTCTCCTACAAGGTCGACGCCACCCGTGAGGGCCAGGTGCTCGACTATGATAAGCTGACCCTTCAGGTCGAGACCAACGGCGCGGTGACCCCGGAAGATGCGGTGGCCTATGCCGCCCGTATCCTCCAGGACCAGCTCACGGTCTTCGTCAACTTCGAAGAGCCGACCAAGGAAAAGGCCCAGGACGCTGTCCCGGAACTCGCCTTCAATCCTGCTCTGCTCAAGAAGGTGGACGAGCTGGAGCTCTCCGTGCGTTCGGCGAACTGCCTGAAGAACGACAACATCGTGTACATTGGCGACCTCATCCAGAAGACCGAGGCCGAAATGCTCCGCACTCCCAATTTCGGGCGCAAGTCGCTCAACGAGATCAAGGAAGTGCTGGCGCAGATGGGTCTGCATCTGGGCATGGACGTGGCCAACTGGCCGCCTGAAAACATCGACGACCTCGCCAAGCGCTACGAAGATCATTATTGA
- the rpsS gene encoding 30S ribosomal protein S19 has protein sequence MARSLWKGPFVDGYLLKKADKARESGRNEVVKIWSRRSTILPQFVGITFGVHNGHKHVPVSVTEEMIGHKFGEFAPSRTYYGHAADKKAKRK, from the coding sequence ATGGCACGTTCACTCTGGAAGGGTCCGTTCGTCGACGGGTACCTGCTCAAGAAGGCGGACAAGGCACGCGAGTCGGGTCGCAACGAGGTCGTCAAGATCTGGAGCCGCCGCTCGACCATCCTGCCGCAGTTCGTCGGCATCACCTTCGGTGTTCACAACGGTCACAAGCATGTGCCGGTGTCGGTCACCGAAGAAATGATTGGTCACAAGTTCGGTGAGTTCGCTCCCAGCCGTACCTATTACGGGCACGCGGCCGACAAGAAGGCCAAGAGGAAGTAA
- the rpsC gene encoding 30S ribosomal protein S3: protein MGQKINPIGLRLGINRTWDSRWYANKGEYGALLQEDLKIRKALLADLKQAAVSKIVIERPHRKCRVSIHTARPGIVIGKKGADIDKIRAKVKKFTDSEVHINIVEVRKPETDANLVAQGIAQQLERRVAFRRAMKRAVQTAIRMGAGGIRVNVGGRLGGADIARTEWYREGRVPLHTLRADIDYGFAEASTTYGIIGIKVWIFKGEVLEHDPTAHERRATEGGEGPSHRRSAQAAS, encoded by the coding sequence ATGGGCCAGAAGATTAATCCGATCGGTCTGCGTCTCGGGATCAACCGTACCTGGGATTCTCGCTGGTACGCCAACAAGGGCGAGTACGGCGCGCTCCTGCAGGAAGACCTGAAGATCCGCAAGGCTCTCCTGGCCGACCTCAAGCAGGCTGCCGTTTCCAAGATCGTCATCGAGCGTCCGCACCGCAAGTGCCGCGTGTCGATCCACACTGCCCGTCCGGGCATCGTGATCGGCAAGAAGGGCGCTGACATCGACAAGATCCGCGCCAAGGTGAAGAAGTTCACCGACAGCGAAGTGCACATCAACATCGTCGAAGTGCGCAAGCCTGAGACCGATGCGAACCTGGTGGCTCAGGGCATTGCCCAGCAGCTCGAACGCCGCGTGGCTTTCCGCCGTGCGATGAAGCGTGCTGTGCAGACCGCCATCCGCATGGGCGCCGGCGGTATCCGCGTCAACGTCGGTGGCCGTCTCGGTGGTGCCGATATCGCCCGTACCGAATGGTACCGCGAAGGCCGCGTGCCGCTGCACACCCTGCGCGCCGACATCGACTATGGTTTTGCTGAAGCTTCCACGACCTACGGCATCATCGGCATCAAGGTCTGGATCTTCAAGGGCGAAGTCCTTGAGCACGATCCGACCGCTCACGAGCGCCGTGCCACCGAAGGTGGCGAGGGCCCGTCGCACCGTCGCTCGGCCCAGGCAGCCAGCTAA
- the rpmC gene encoding 50S ribosomal protein L29, which yields MAASDFRAKTADELKDQLLSLKKEQFNLRFQRATQQLEKPARVKEVRREIARIKTVLAEKNAAK from the coding sequence ATGGCAGCCAGTGATTTTCGGGCCAAGACGGCCGATGAGCTCAAGGACCAGCTTCTGAGCCTGAAGAAAGAGCAGTTCAATCTGCGTTTTCAGCGCGCGACCCAGCAGCTGGAAAAGCCCGCACGTGTCAAGGAAGTGCGCCGCGAGATCGCGCGCATCAAGACCGTGCTGGCCGAAAAGAACGCAGCGAAGTAA